In Deinococcus ficus, a single window of DNA contains:
- a CDS encoding 5'-3' exonuclease, translating to MTHTDLLLDASNLIARSYFSARGFGTRNAVRDRLREYRHALQPRHVIAAIDAPTNFRKQLDPTYKGTRGSKPQALEDLLNHSADLMHELGCICAQADDHEADDVIATLAERAPERVVIVSTDADLHACVRERVSIYSPANRKTFGPDEYAQRYGFPRDRHSLYKALCGCASDNIPGVPDIGHSRACQVVRQAGSVEAVYAQLTGFDHRTQQGLRQVTPDQLQHALTLTTLVIRAPVRRLHPE from the coding sequence ATGACGCACACCGACCTTCTGCTCGACGCCAGCAACCTGATCGCCCGGTCGTACTTCAGTGCCCGCGGCTTCGGGACGCGCAACGCGGTCCGGGACCGGCTGCGCGAGTACCGGCACGCCCTGCAGCCACGGCACGTGATCGCCGCGATCGACGCCCCCACCAACTTCCGCAAGCAGCTCGACCCCACGTACAAGGGGACGCGGGGCAGCAAACCGCAGGCCCTGGAGGACCTGCTCAACCACAGCGCCGACCTGATGCACGAGCTCGGCTGCATCTGCGCCCAGGCCGACGACCATGAGGCGGACGACGTCATCGCCACCCTGGCCGAGCGCGCCCCGGAGCGCGTGGTGATCGTCTCGACAGACGCCGACCTGCACGCATGCGTGCGCGAGCGCGTCAGCATCTACAGCCCCGCCAACCGCAAGACGTTCGGACCCGACGAGTACGCCCAGCGGTACGGCTTCCCCCGGGACCGCCACTCCCTGTACAAGGCGCTGTGCGGCTGCGCGAGCGACAACATTCCCGGGGTGCCGGACATCGGGCACAGCCGGGCCTGCCAGGTCGTGCGGCAGGCAGGCAGCGTCGAGGCTGTCTACGCTCAGCTGACCGGATTCGACCACCGCACCCAGCAGGGCCTGCGTCAGGTGACGCCCGATCAGCTTCAGCATGCTCTGACCCTCACCACGCTCGTCATCCGGGCGCCCGTGCGCCGCCTCCACCCGGAATGA
- a CDS encoding ABC transporter ATP-binding protein: MTGGPVLPELTTFPGDVIHAPKGPPLLEAHGVTVRFGGVTAVKDISLAVRPGEILGLIGPNGAGKTTLFNALTGFVRASQGRVTYAGRDITHLPPQTRARLGMARTFQVERPFEDLSVLENVLVAAFLKYRGRAAEDHAYAVLERVGLADRAAQPAAQLNLARRRRLELAKALAMEPRLLFLDESIAGLNPPAQQEMVALIRELARSGLGIVMVEHIMHVIMSLSDHVICMAFGELLAEGDPHAVAAHPDVIRAYLGDDHD, from the coding sequence ATGACCGGGGGTCCTGTCCTGCCTGAACTCACCACCTTCCCCGGTGACGTGATTCACGCGCCCAAAGGCCCGCCGCTTCTTGAAGCGCATGGCGTGACCGTCCGGTTCGGCGGGGTCACGGCCGTCAAGGACATCAGCCTCGCTGTCCGCCCAGGGGAGATCCTGGGCCTGATCGGTCCGAACGGGGCGGGGAAGACCACCCTGTTCAACGCCCTGACCGGGTTCGTGCGGGCCAGTCAGGGCCGCGTGACCTACGCGGGCCGGGACATCACCCACCTGCCGCCGCAGACCCGCGCCCGGCTTGGGATGGCCCGCACCTTCCAGGTCGAGCGTCCCTTCGAGGACCTCAGCGTGCTGGAGAACGTGCTGGTCGCCGCCTTCCTGAAGTACCGCGGCCGCGCGGCAGAAGACCACGCCTACGCGGTGCTCGAGCGGGTGGGCCTGGCCGACCGCGCCGCGCAGCCGGCCGCGCAGCTCAACCTCGCCCGCCGCCGCCGCCTGGAACTGGCCAAGGCACTGGCGATGGAACCCCGGCTGCTCTTTCTCGACGAGAGCATCGCCGGACTCAACCCGCCCGCGCAGCAGGAGATGGTCGCGCTGATCCGCGAACTCGCCCGGTCCGGCCTGGGCATCGTGATGGTCGAGCACATCATGCACGTGATCATGAGCCTGTCGGATCACGTGATCTGCATGGCCTTCGGCGAACTGCTCGCAGAGGGCGACCCGCACGCGGTGGCCGCCCATCCGGACGTCATCCGCGCCTACCTGGGAGATGACCATGACTGA
- a CDS encoding ABC transporter ATP-binding protein → MTMTDPHPAALPTPDRVLDAHGIDVAYGEVQVVFGVSLHVNKGELVGLVGGNGSGKSTILRVLSGMLRARGGAATYRGQNLNGVPPHRITDMGVAHVPMGRQLFGQMTVEENLLMGAYLPRTKANRAANLEKVYAFFPRLTEKRLTQAAALSGGEQQMVAIGRALMSEPEVLLMDEPSLGLAPLVVTEVMRVIGNLRELGLTVLLVEQNVRQVLKVTDRTYVLELGQLVKEGPSRDLMDDPDIIKAYLGV, encoded by the coding sequence ATGACCATGACTGACCCCCACCCTGCGGCCCTGCCTACGCCTGACCGGGTGCTCGACGCGCACGGCATTGACGTCGCCTACGGCGAAGTGCAGGTGGTCTTCGGCGTGTCGCTGCACGTCAACAAGGGCGAACTCGTCGGCCTGGTCGGCGGCAACGGCAGCGGCAAAAGCACCATTCTCCGGGTGCTCTCGGGCATGCTCCGGGCGCGCGGCGGCGCCGCGACGTACCGGGGGCAGAACCTCAACGGCGTGCCGCCCCACCGGATCACGGACATGGGCGTGGCCCACGTGCCGATGGGCCGCCAGCTGTTCGGGCAGATGACCGTGGAGGAGAACCTGCTCATGGGCGCGTACCTGCCCCGCACCAAAGCCAACCGGGCCGCGAACCTGGAGAAGGTGTACGCGTTCTTCCCCCGCCTGACGGAAAAGCGCCTGACCCAGGCCGCGGCCCTGTCCGGCGGGGAGCAGCAGATGGTCGCGATCGGCCGGGCGCTGATGAGCGAACCGGAGGTGCTGTTGATGGACGAGCCCAGCCTGGGCCTCGCTCCCCTGGTGGTGACCGAAGTCATGCGCGTGATCGGCAACCTGCGCGAGCTGGGCCTGACCGTGCTTCTGGTCGAGCAGAACGTGCGTCAGGTGCTGAAAGTCACCGACCGCACGTACGTGCTCGAACTCGGCCAGCTGGTCAAGGAAGGGCCGAGCCGCGACCTGATGGACGACCCGGACATCATCAAAGCGTACCTGGGGGTGTAG
- a CDS encoding HelD family protein: MTHPDHAAEATHLEGTVKAMLRQIEAWEDRDRNAGADLETSLTLADTAEELAAVLSPHVHAPYFGRMQVNIGGRTQALYIGKHAFQDLKGPHHVVSWESDVGGLFYQTRTEWTTPTRLRGTVLHKRQLDVRDKTLLRVSDLYDARAGGETGAREQVLIERLGEASTTGMRDVVQTLQPEQNDAVRLDAGRNCVIQGAAGSGKTTIGFHRLAWMAHPERRQHQADAAHCMVLMPNEILADYSRKVLPGLGLDAVTVTTPERWALGFLGVEKMTLEDRTLHLLLTDRDTTRRKQAWLRAKALGSARIEEVLRRHLRDRLQGNARATHLEQRSEYLGRTVTYRIDPPALALLIAQTVQVDSRLGYRHELTRQLHAHFAAQSGADAGDAAAQATWQDLLGRVLRQVFLGLQPVTETRRLLADPQRLQAIGADLLTRHQLHALTLDPLAGVPRARTASIDVVELPAILTCYALLSGIGRREGRALHEYAHVVLDEGQDYSPLMYRMMARATRPGHISVLGDLNQGLHGYKGPNDWREVEQVLGGAQVATLTRTYRSTREITAVAAQIAQTYNRSGSPVVGVDRSGEAVRRSEGLGLQGLAGEVRSLLAAGHRNIALVTRNVLEADRLSPALRLHDVDAQPITTEQCRYRGGVVVLPVHYAKGLEFDACVAVNADNDHYDPAVEYERRLLYVTVSRGLHALSLHAPGALHDLLKPPPPLHPVLA; encoded by the coding sequence GTGACGCATCCTGACCATGCCGCCGAAGCAACGCACCTGGAGGGGACCGTCAAGGCGATGCTGCGCCAGATCGAAGCCTGGGAGGACCGTGACCGCAACGCCGGTGCAGACCTCGAAACCAGCCTGACCCTGGCCGACACCGCCGAGGAACTCGCCGCGGTGCTCTCCCCACACGTTCACGCGCCGTACTTCGGGCGCATGCAGGTCAACATCGGCGGCCGCACGCAGGCGCTGTACATCGGCAAGCATGCCTTCCAGGACCTCAAGGGCCCCCACCACGTCGTGTCCTGGGAGTCTGACGTGGGCGGCCTGTTCTACCAGACCCGCACGGAATGGACCACGCCCACCCGCCTCCGCGGCACCGTGCTCCACAAGCGCCAGCTGGACGTTCGGGACAAGACGCTGCTGCGCGTCTCCGACCTGTACGACGCCCGGGCCGGGGGAGAGACCGGCGCTCGCGAGCAGGTCCTGATCGAGCGGCTGGGCGAAGCGTCCACAACCGGCATGCGCGACGTGGTCCAGACCCTCCAGCCCGAACAGAACGACGCCGTGCGCCTGGACGCGGGACGCAACTGCGTCATTCAGGGCGCGGCTGGCAGCGGCAAGACAACCATCGGGTTTCACCGCCTCGCCTGGATGGCCCACCCTGAACGCCGGCAGCATCAGGCGGACGCGGCGCACTGCATGGTCCTGATGCCCAATGAGATCCTCGCGGACTACTCCCGCAAGGTCCTGCCCGGCCTGGGCCTGGACGCCGTGACCGTCACGACCCCGGAACGCTGGGCCCTGGGCTTCCTGGGCGTGGAGAAGATGACGCTGGAGGACCGGACACTGCACCTGCTGCTCACCGACCGCGACACCACCCGGCGCAAGCAGGCGTGGCTGCGGGCCAAAGCGCTCGGCAGCGCCCGGATCGAAGAAGTGCTTCGCCGGCACCTGCGCGACCGCCTCCAGGGCAACGCCCGGGCCACCCACCTGGAGCAGCGCAGCGAGTACCTGGGCCGGACGGTGACGTACCGCATCGACCCGCCCGCCCTCGCCCTGCTGATTGCGCAGACGGTGCAGGTGGACTCGCGGCTCGGGTACCGTCACGAGCTGACCCGCCAGCTGCACGCGCACTTCGCTGCGCAGAGCGGCGCGGACGCCGGAGACGCGGCGGCCCAGGCCACGTGGCAGGACCTGCTCGGCCGCGTGTTGCGCCAGGTCTTCCTCGGCCTGCAGCCCGTCACCGAAACCCGACGCCTGCTCGCCGACCCCCAGCGGCTCCAGGCGATCGGCGCGGACCTGCTGACCCGGCACCAACTTCACGCGCTCACGCTCGACCCCCTCGCGGGCGTGCCGCGCGCCCGCACGGCCAGCATCGACGTGGTGGAACTCCCCGCCATCCTGACCTGCTACGCCCTCCTGAGCGGTATCGGGCGGCGGGAAGGCCGGGCGCTGCACGAGTACGCGCACGTGGTGCTCGACGAAGGGCAGGACTACAGCCCGCTGATGTACCGCATGATGGCCCGCGCCACCCGCCCCGGGCACATCAGCGTCCTGGGGGACCTCAACCAGGGCCTGCATGGGTACAAGGGGCCGAACGACTGGCGGGAGGTCGAGCAGGTGCTCGGCGGCGCACAGGTCGCCACGCTCACGCGCACGTACCGCTCGACCCGGGAGATCACGGCCGTTGCAGCGCAGATCGCGCAGACGTACAACCGCTCCGGAAGCCCGGTCGTGGGCGTGGACCGCAGCGGAGAAGCGGTGCGCCGCAGCGAAGGCCTGGGCCTCCAGGGACTCGCCGGGGAAGTCAGGAGCCTCCTCGCCGCGGGTCACCGCAACATCGCGCTGGTCACCCGCAACGTGCTCGAAGCGGACCGCCTCAGTCCGGCCCTGCGGCTCCACGACGTGGACGCCCAGCCCATCACCACCGAGCAGTGCCGGTACCGGGGCGGAGTGGTCGTCCTGCCCGTGCACTACGCCAAGGGCCTTGAATTCGACGCGTGCGTGGCCGTCAACGCCGACAACGACCACTACGATCCGGCCGTCGAATATGAACGGCGCCTCCTGTACGTCACCGTCTCCCGCGGCCTCCACGCCCTGAGCCTGCACGCCCCCGGCGCCCTGCACGACCTCCTGAAACCGCCTCCACCCCTGCACCCCGTTCTGGCCTGA
- a CDS encoding branched-chain amino acid ABC transporter permease, with the protein MTALPLPRPRALTFGNLWLSAALLAVLLIYPFVFGKTMNFGISTLLFAGLAMSWNILGGWAGQTSLGHAALLGIGAYTMTLLAMPERVPAFFGGPVAPWWGALIGMALAVLLAAVWGGLTFRLRGSYFTLSTIAVALVIRLVAINSEWTGSSEGLFMPELPRLFGLDLFDRRVEYWLAFGFVGLTLAVTHLIRRSRLGYALQAVREDEDGARALGIDPTRMKVVAFMISAALTALGGALYGIYLQAFEPHTLLELPISVQIALMAIIGGRTSIQGPLIGAVLLATFGEVFRNVFSSANLLIYGVLILLVTLFAPNGIMGLFSGDGRKLGTAR; encoded by the coding sequence ATGACGGCCCTGCCTCTCCCGCGCCCCCGCGCCCTGACGTTCGGCAACCTGTGGCTCAGCGCCGCGCTGCTGGCCGTGCTGCTCATCTACCCCTTCGTGTTCGGCAAGACCATGAACTTCGGCATTTCGACGCTGCTGTTCGCGGGCCTGGCCATGAGCTGGAACATCCTCGGCGGTTGGGCCGGGCAGACCAGCCTCGGGCACGCCGCCCTGCTGGGCATCGGCGCGTACACCATGACGCTCCTGGCGATGCCCGAGCGCGTCCCCGCCTTCTTCGGCGGTCCGGTGGCGCCGTGGTGGGGCGCCCTGATCGGAATGGCCCTGGCCGTGCTGCTCGCGGCCGTGTGGGGCGGGCTGACCTTCCGGCTGCGGGGCAGCTACTTCACGCTCTCCACCATCGCCGTGGCGCTGGTCATCCGCCTGGTGGCGATCAACAGCGAATGGACCGGCAGCAGCGAGGGGCTGTTCATGCCGGAACTGCCCCGCCTGTTCGGCCTGGACCTGTTCGACCGCCGCGTGGAGTACTGGCTGGCCTTCGGGTTCGTGGGGCTCACCCTCGCAGTCACCCACCTGATCCGGCGCTCCCGCCTCGGCTACGCGCTGCAGGCCGTGCGTGAGGACGAGGACGGCGCGCGCGCGCTCGGGATCGACCCCACCCGCATGAAGGTCGTGGCGTTCATGATCTCCGCGGCACTGACTGCCCTGGGCGGCGCCCTCTACGGCATCTACCTGCAGGCCTTCGAACCCCACACGCTGCTCGAATTGCCCATCAGCGTCCAGATTGCCCTGATGGCCATCATCGGCGGCCGCACCAGCATTCAGGGTCCGCTGATCGGCGCGGTGCTGCTCGCGACGTTCGGTGAGGTGTTCCGCAACGTGTTCAGCAGCGCCAACCTCCTGATCTACGGCGTGCTGATCCTGCTGGTGACCCTGTTCGCCCCGAACGGGATCATGGGGCTGTTCTCGGGTGACGGGCGCAAGCTGGGGACCGCGCGATGA